The Rhododendron vialii isolate Sample 1 chromosome 1a, ASM3025357v1 region TGATATATGCTCCCTATCAAAATTTAACCGGCGGAAGTAATTGTCATTCCCTTTGAGCATTCCTGATCTGAACGAACTCTTCGACCTTAGTGTTCCCGGTTTGCGTCCGGTATAGGTGGTTAGCGTCCGCAGCCCTCGAACAGTTTTTCGCCTTCCTTTGTCGGTTTACGATTCTAAGGAATCTCATGGTGTTAGTGGTTAGAATGGAAGATTTGGGAATAATGGTTAATCTTGTTGGCTTCAGACGTTGCGTTGGGATGCTCTTTTAACTTCTGCATCAATGTCGCCCTTGTTGCTTGCGGTGGTGGCTTTACCGTTGGTGCTGGCATCTTGACTTGCTCTCgtggtcctccatttttttttttagtgttagAAGGGAGTTATTCACAATCTAGTTTCCAAACGGCGCGTAACTCGAAATCGCAAGGTTCTTACTCTTAGTGAAAGGGCTATAAGGTGAGAAAAGACCATTGAGATTTTGAAACGCGAACCAATTTTCAAAGCAGCAATGGAATAGGATGCAATTTGAATTCGGCTATTGTTTCGGTTGCTTAGGCCTAGGGTTGATCAGTGCTAAGAATGGTTACAATAGCTTAGTTAGACCTATTTTGCGTTTTAAAGGGTCCTCCGTTATCGTATCCAAATCCGTGGCGCGTATTAACTATCTACGAGGGAAAATTGAAAGGGgtttttactaaaacaaattttcttttgcaaatggtctatctttcaaaagtcaaaagtagctTAATAacatagtatgcaacggtactcttttaaaagtaaagcaggtttttcatagataagaacatcatacaacataagcatagaattacaaacataaacatagagttctactataaaaagaacaagattcctaatacaagttgaactCGATcttaatccttaacatcctacatcctgaaggattacaatcggcctaaTATATGTCTAAATGGCGTCGTTGGGTTCGGGTCTCGcccatcctcgagattctctaccatctTTCGTTGTAAGCTTGGCGCAACTGACGTTCGTACTCCTTTATGACTGCGGCGAGTGCGACGGCCACGACGAGAGTCCCgtaccagaaggtgttgagacggttattcacggcgaaccaccgtggcatgcctattgtgaCTACCGCACAAAATATAATGAGGGcgaagagttgcaaccataaggtttggattgttatggttattttggctcgctcgatttctcggaatatggcgtcttccggaaatcctcgtcgtcgggttgccatggctcggcttggttcggttcggtttgataGGATAGgatggagatttggaggagttatgatggtgagggagatgatgaaatggaagtggtggtggggtatatatgGGGGCCGAAAAGGTGGGTGGAGGGAAAGAttggaaatttaaatttgaagtttaaaatttgaattttggaggttgaaatttgaaggttagGGGGGGTGCGGTTTGCCGCGCCTAATGGGGTTGTGCTCGGCACTCGGTGCTAGGTTCCGCTCTCGTCGTTTAAGAGGTGTGAAAAATATTTATCCAAAAACGAGCCGCAAAGGTTtactaacaccaaaaaaaatgttttttttttttcgagtttctaggttccacattcgattcttgatttaagtcatcatccaattgttcgggaattcccagctcggctgtactgccaattccgcgccttgcttcaatccgaagattgttttgacagaattccacccaatttgagacggtaaacttaaactcaattctcatTTGTGCAACGGACaactatcttatggttctacccattctacccatggccggggttttgaacctaaagctttgataccaagttgtaacgcccccaattttgggtacgttaaatgaggcatttattatataataaagagagtctggctcattattacatcataaatacatcataaggaaaaggtacatttattcaacaaggaaggaaactagggttcctaatactactctgcttgctcttccatcctagcaagctcctctgctccaaaagcttccacggtgtacatcttatcctgttcatctaagaaatctgacacattataccggcgtcgccacccatataatatgtcagggtcaccaaaaaggcaataccgtgagctacaacgctcaatagagtaaaccctacccactaactcataacttacaaacagtaaatcatatacgacgaatagtaacaatcacacatccacattcactattcaagtatcgttggtgtccatgttttttctgtgtttctcctacgcaactcatcgtagaccgtgtctccattttcacttttcatcaccaaatcaacattttcaaaatccgtttttaacacacccaacctcggttccgccgttccgggttcccgagtatcctcacaatggttccgccgcaccgggtttccattggcacacatttgcattggctcctctccgcggataaccaagccacacacccaacctcggttccgccgttccgggttcccgagtatcctcacaatggttccgccgtcccgggttcccattggcacacattcacacacacatctcacataatgccatcaaaatcggtcattatgtagtttcaaaaatatttcctccttcgaaacacatttttcttgttaaccacaccctaggtgtcatgtttctattttctcgatttctgtgtctcgttctcatgcatagactccgcggtaggacttttcacatacgcaaccataaatcattcattgtaatctaacaagatcatccaattctatattgctaagcatgctcgaaaagatcaaaatatgaatacttcaaatcaagcgttaaaatcttatctttcgaaaatcgttatatcttactttttgagaaattcaatacaacatatgtttatttaagacaaagtcatttatccaacatgttcatacctccattagtgagataaacttattgacaatcatgcattttaaacgataagcttatttacttgaaaccaaacaatagataatcttatctacgatattgatactttgaatcaagaacatgctactctctaacgtagattttatactatacgtagagttattggattagggttctacgtatacttagggaagtgagtagagaaaatctacatgatcgtaatgtcatttcaagattttgtaaaacgagcttgctatttattcctaatactttaacttgccttatcataagcaaaataactaaagttatactagggaaaatgagtagagatttatctaccttgatccgaaacttagtcggggccgaataagctagttggaagattttctacgggcggtgaaacttgcaaatctggaccgaactttggatggcagtaacttggtcaatatttggccgaatacgatcgttcttgggtcgaagttgaagctctcgaagtgctctacaactttcgtgaaggaagttgatcctagaaactactttaggtaggagaaaaatggtgataaaggcagagacagtatgctgtctggaaatggaaatccgagatttttactgaacttcggatgccaatatctttgtcattttttcaccgattgggatggttcttgggtctaacttgaaggtttcgaagtgctctacaactttctcgaagggagttggttctaaaaactagccTAAGCAGGGGAAAATTGAGGATTtacgaagggcagtaggctgcctggaaaaacagaaatggtttctagagagaagtgagagcaagaagtgaaggtgtgagttgaatggaaggcatggggtgctatttatagccaacacttgagctcctcctccctcctctatagccggcccccccttctctccttcctcccatggatttgctccattgtcatgtccaatcaagcttgaaagcatgccaagtcttccatgacttgtcacttccatttttaggccaaatcttaggtcatcatgaagggttttggacttgtcaagtctatggggaggttgcttgcaagaaagaatataatcatgggctagctttgtactttggaagactagaatgggttggcatgtagtcaaaaaaataggcttaaggctataaatgttgcttgtgtaaataatcaaaactcatgcacacactccaccccactctctccatccggcctctctctctctctctctctctctctctctctctctctctctcttgtatctatatacatccaagaaaatctagaaaagtaagtctaggattttaagactagaacataggtgtgcatgcatgcatggctagtcttgcttcttttggaagcaaaatgatgggattctttgtatgacttgtcttgtcatgcatattggcaagtcaaaggtctaataaccaagggacaaaaattcccctaacaattatggaccaaggggtaaatggatattggtaataatttgatatgactagtcatggaaatctattgtccaagggataatattttccctaacaattatggaccaaaggttaaagttttcccttgcctttattatccaataggtagggtgagtaatgatgctaggtaaagtgaaatgactaaacataggaataaaatgattactcctatagtctaatggttcaatagggttcggagggtttcataaggctcaaagacggtcaaaaaggtccatctaggattaggaaattgtaactagattgaaacggtaattagggttttctaacgaattggttggaaactaattctacttgccaagtaggatttctagccaagaaatataatttaaagattttatttaactcactagaaaagaatacaagtgcttctacaagcatacttgtctttagaaaatgactagattgctcggcgtgaaaatatataattttataaatctcaaatctaattatgacggattattaaaattaaaaagaaacttttagtagcaaatccaagtaattaaaataaaatttaaatatttaacgaaatttttatttaccaaaaatcagggtcgttacattaataattaaataggggtctatttgtaaatgtaaaaaattttaaggttgtatatataattcaatacttatttttctcccaaattctatacgatcaatgagagagtttgggttcgcttaagtttaatgagctgagccgaatcaaacaTGAGttttgacgagctcaattcgagcttagattcggctcggctcgattcatttgagtttaacgagccaaactcgagccaagatgttcaagttcgaatcgaacccgagccgaactcgagccagactagtatcttaacgaacccaaccgagccaaacccgagccttgaaaaattttaacgagccgaactcgagccaagttatTTAGGAttgaatcgaactcgagccgaactcataccttaacgaacccgagccgaacttaacagggttcggctcgattcggttcgtttacagccctgcCCCCAGTGCCCCACGTATATACggaagtatattttttttggtcatctAAAGACATTTCAATGGTTGGACGAAGGGCTGAGATTTCTCCACTTTACGCTATGTTTCGTGCCGTGTGGAACGGATATTCCTCCGGCAAATCCATGTGTTACTAGGGTTTTGGTTCACAGCCACCCACCACACATATATAAACCCCATCTCGCTTTTACCCCTTCTTTCTCATCTGTCACACTGCTTTCCCATTTGAAAGCAACTGAGAGTGAGCAGCAGTAGATCCGAGAACAAGATGGAGCAGACATTCATCATGATCAAGCCTGATGGTGTCCAAAGAGGCCTGGTAATCCCTCAGATCTCCACCTTGGTATTGGTTATAGATAATTCTTTGTGGTAGTCTACTAAAGAACAGAAAGGGTATTTGAGCTTCTGGGTTCTGGTTgcaatcccttttttttttgctttgttttgtgCATTAGATGTGTAGATCTTTGTTTTTAGTCTATGGGAGGATCGTAAAAGGTgtttaattttttgggttttagtttttcttttttggtaaacgTGAATTCATGACTCATGCCGTGTTTGTACCGTTTGGAAGCCTAGAAAGTTcatggaaaagaagagaaatctGGATCTTCCACTGTTTAAAGTGTACCtgtttttgatcttttttttgggtgctgcTTAAGATGGTTTAGATCTACTGTTTGGTTGCCAGGAAAATGTATGTGAAGTTAATTCCCGATTCTCTACTGCAAGGAAGTCCTCCGTCACTCCTTCCCATCTCCTTTGGAAAGTAGACACTAGTAAAGATACGTGTTTTGCTGAAAACAATGAAACCTTATTCTTCTCATTTCAATTGGGTTTTGCGTTAATCTTCGTGGAAATAGAAGCCAGGAGTTGTTACCATATATGTTATTTCTCTTTTCCGTTCTCTTGGAAATGAAATTTGCAAATCAAATCTCAGTTTTAGATTTCGTATACTTGAATGCATGACCGGTGCCGAAGTTGTACCATTTGAATGTGAAAACGATTGAAATTTGATACGGTCCTCTTCTTAATGTTCGGAAGCCTCGACATAATCTTGCACTCTTTTCTGGGTGTTGATTTCGAGAGACTTAATTGCATTTTCTGGGTTATGGGGAAAAAGTCACGGACGTGAGTTACAGTTTTTCATTTGCATGGACAGTCTAGAAGTATAATCATCTACTTTACTGAAGCCGATGCGAgtgttttttttgcttttgaattgGGCATTGGTCTTATTTCTCGGGAATTATTATCCTGtagttttgcatgttaaaacaAATCCAGGAAGTTTCCCAATATGCagctttatttttctttgatttcattttcttacaaccaattttggcttttgaatttgTTGGATACTGTTTGAGTGGGTCTTTTATTATGCCTTCTGTGGATCTCATTATGTGTTACGGTATCGATAATTACTACGAGGTTGAAGACCAATGACATGCAAGTCAATATGCATAATGTAGTGTGTAAATTTGTCATTTGTTAAATGGTATGGTACTATGTTTCAGGTTGGTGAGATTATTAGCAGATTTGAGAAGAAGGGTTTCTATTTGAAAGGTAATTCTTTTACCTTTAAGATGTGCTAGCTTCTGTTACACTTACCCATCAATTTGGAATTAACAATGGTTTTTGTTGGGAAAACTTTGAAATATTCTGTCAGTTGCCAAATTTCACTTGCAAGAATAGTATGCAATACAAATGTTCAATTGCCTAATTGGCATTCCGTCGagctgatttttatttttttttgcttagttGCTAAACGAGAGCCATTAATTGGTTATGTGCTGATCGTTTTGTTTTGATAAGAAGTGGATTAATCCGTCGCTCACTTGGCAGTGATAAGTCACTTGATATGCACATTCCCTTGAATTTGGTCATAGATTTTTTGGCAGGATATAGTTAAGGGAAAAGGAATAGTTAAATAAAATAAGGAGATAATGAAGTGAATGATCGAACTAAATTATTTGGTTTCTCTATCATTTGCTTTCCCTTGGTAAATTCCTCAAAAAATACGTGATGCACACAACATTAATTCGTGATCCTGTCTGCTGCTATTCTTGCTGCTTCCGGGGGATCCCCGTGCCCCTGTGATCCAAGATAAATTTAAATCATAATCCACAAAGTTCATGACTTTTTTTGTAGTCATTTTGGTCTGCAGGCCATTTGTAATTTGGCATTTGGTTTTGGATATAGGTTTGAAGCTCATGTCCGTGGAGCAATCTTTTGCTGAAAAGCACTATGCAGACTTGTCTTCAAAGCCCTTCTTCCAGGGTCTGGTTGAATACATCATCTCTGGTCCCGTTGTTGCAATGGTTTGGGAGGGTAAGAATGTGGTGACAACAGGTCGTAAGATTATTGGAGCCACAAACCCTTCTGACTCTGCTCCCGGAACCATCCGAGGAGATTTTGCTGTTGAGATTGGCAGGTAGCTTCCCgctttttattcttgttttatttcttaaatgTTCCAATATTGTTTCCATCATAAAGAACATGGctatgttttcttcttctacaACAAATAAACTatgattcttttttctttccttttttttttattccttgggAACTATGATTCTTGAATCGAAGTCTTGTAGAAACCGGAAAATTATCTTAAACTAATCAATTACTTGTGGGCTTACAGGAATGTCATCCATGGGAGCGATTCAGTTGAGAGCGCAAGGAAAGAGATTGCACTGTGGTTCCCAGAAGGAGTCGCAGAGTGGCAGAGCAGTGCCCACTCTTGGATCTACGAGTGAAATGCCACGTCCATCTGTGGATCTTACATTTCGAAATGATTTAGGACTTGAGACGACAACTCATCTATGCCTGTTTGTTTTTGGTTCTGGTTATTATGAACTTTTACGTTTTGACTGTGATTGGGTTTTTAGAACCTGGTGATTTTAGTGCCTGCTTTATTTGACGATACTTTTAAGAAATGGGAATCTTGTGATATTTATTAGTATCTCTGCAAGTTTTCTGGGTTTTATTGCCCCTTGTTAATGGTTTCGTCCCAGTTTGCCGGGTCTAGAAGTGAAATAAAAACTggtcaaaccaaaccaattgaaacacccgatcaaaaaaattggtttggtttggttttcttgaGCTGGtagtttgggttttgatttttgaaaaaaattgaagacgttttggttttggttttggtttgggttatttgttaaaagaaaattgtAAAAAACCAAACCTGACCCATGACCCTAGTAATCCTTGAAGCTCATTACCTGGTAAACTTTGTAATTTCATTACCCAGGAAaagtctttttcaaatttggattGATGGATGTTGGATATAAGGGAACAATAAATGAATATCagtttggagttttttttttataaaataagtTGTATGTTTTCTAATCTTATTAGGTCCATGGACGGGATAAATAGTGCTCCCTCCGTCTTCTCTTTCAGagtctagtatttcattttaggcTGTTTCTTAATAAGTGtatattttgtaaagttaataggtaaaagttgttgcattttttattttgtccataAAAGTGGATTATAtttaaaaagttagtaagtaaaagtgtaatgatgatgtctccatagagggtaaataaGGAAAGTGTAGGTAAAAATTAatgtgaaagatgtaatgatgatatttttttaataagttgaagttacaaagcaagacatttaaaaagggattGAGGAAGTAAGTTTTTGGAATGGTATAGTTAAATACTTGTAGACTCGTTGGACTTTGTTCAAACTAGAGCTAGGCAACGGATAcgaaacacgataacacgataCGAATCGGACACGaaattagcgggttagggttgaacctTTCtaacacgaaacacgaaaatgacacgactcgagaacacgaattctaaatgggtcggattcgagttgaacacgcgagatacgaaattgacacgaccaacacagttactaatctgtgtcacccattaacatgaacatatatatatatatatataatatatggtatatttGTAATTTTATGTAGAGTTGGGCAActgacacgataacacgacacgaaccggataCAAAGATAACGAGTTAGGGTTGAGTATTTCTGatacgaaacacgaaaatgacatgaCTCAAGAAACatgaattctaaatgggtcgggttcggattgggtgatttgtgacacaAACCCGAttgacacgacacgaacacgacctgttacccaggtctagttcaaaccaaataaaCTAGGGCTGCTcgcggtccggttcggttcaAATTTTTAAGAATCCGAGGACCAAATAGCTAAtcacggtttttacaaaatgaaatccgtgtccggaccaaaagtcctacggtccggttccaatccaatccgtAACTCGTGGATCGGTTACGATTTTGTCCacgaattttagcaaaaataaagctcaagcaAATATCCCACACTAAAATGAAATAAGGTTACACTCAGAATTAAGTTTAATACTATTAGAAAGTATTTATTACATAAACTACCAAAGGcctatttcaaaaatcagatTCAAAAGAATTTAAACTAAACAGTAGTAGATTGTATCATTATAGTACATAacataaaaccaaacaaaaaaaaaaaaatcaaagcgGAATAACTATAACACCAAAGAGGTGGAATTGTATCTTCCATCCAAATGCAATGCACGGTAACCGGCAAcagtttaacattaaaatactaaaattggtggaaaCAAGTGTTAACATTCCTaactattaattatataaatacatatatatatgtgtatatatatattatttatataaaataaatatctcacggtccggttcggttaatccacggtttcgtaGTGAAAATTCGTGAACCGAACCGCTAgtcacggttttttaatttttcaatctgtGCCCAGACCATTAATCCACAGACAAAATCTAAAAGGTACGGATCGGTTTGGTCCAGACCGGTTTCGCGGTTCACCggattttttgagcagccctaAAATAAACTGAGTAAACCAGGCAGAACCAAAGAAACCAAATCAGACCACAACCGAACTTGTTTGGTCcggttttggttttaaaatttccaaacggaatgaaccaatttggttgCAAAGTCTGtcaaaaattgaaccaaacagAACCGATGCCCCTGGCCCGGTGCAAATGgctcttaggctccgtttgtttcgatgtaaaatgtttaacagtataaaatgtttttcatgtaaaatatttttttcagaaaacaactttatacttttatttttcggtgtttggttggcactggaaaaatactttcaaaaaatggacaaaatagtgtagaaagAGAagggggcttaaacggtggagataTCTGataatattgaaattgaacgtggATTAGGGCTGATGATAAATGAAATTGAGCAGTTAGAATTGCAATAGAAGACAGCGGgtttcatttcgaaaaataacttaccaGAAGATTtgagggtaagtcattttcattcaattcatgaaaaatgttttacatgtaaaatatttttctcattttttatacaaccaaacatcgaaaaatagaaaaaacattttaccgaaaaatattt contains the following coding sequences:
- the LOC131334455 gene encoding nucleoside diphosphate kinase 1, with amino-acid sequence MEQTFIMIKPDGVQRGLVGEIISRFEKKGFYLKGLKLMSVEQSFAEKHYADLSSKPFFQGLVEYIISGPVVAMVWEGKNVVTTGRKIIGATNPSDSAPGTIRGDFAVEIGRNVIHGSDSVESARKEIALWFPEGVAEWQSSAHSWIYE